gtttaaaacaaaaaacaagcagtgGAAACAGTTACATTAATGTTAGCATGTTAATCTGTGCAAGTAGTTCATAGTAATTGTGaacgtttcttttttaatttggcaCACTTAGAATATTTCAGGGCTGCAGTATAAACATTTAGCGTCTTTAATGATGTGAGGAGTTAGCTTGTTCTTTGGGAAAGGCAGTTAATGCTAATGCTATGCTACCATCTTTGACTGTGTTGtttaaccacaaaaaaaaaaaaagaaaatgttccttCTCTTAAATACAACCTTAATAGGATCGTTAAGTCGTGGTTATTCAAATTACACGCACTGAATAATAATGACTTCAAATCAGTGTCtagtttttctgcttgtttaaacGTGTTTGCGCTTTCAGAATGGCTCCAGTGTTTGATACGACCAAGTAACGTTTTGGTTCTCATTCTGCCTAAgacagaagaatgtttttgGTGTGGTTTGTCCCGTCTGCAGTAAGACTGCCCGAAACCATCTGAACCGAATTTCATTAAAAggcaagaaaaatattttgttatacTGTAAACATTTACTCAAAGATCATCTTTTTGTCGCTGGCGGTCGAACCAGTTGACTTCCATTACCGCTGGTGGTGAACTCACATGCTTTACCCAtggcaaaataaattaattaatataaataaaatgatacagtTCTCCAAAGcgtgaaaaccttttttttttttctttgctgcatgTACCAGTTTTCATTTCCAAAGCCTCGGGACAAGATAATCACAGACTTAAAGCTGTGAGCTATCAATCAGCCTCTGTTAAACACAAATTACCTGCTTCAGGCAAAATCCGGAGATCTCCGTCAGCGTAGTCGTCCCACAGCTGGTACATATAAAGAACAGGGTCCTTTTCATAAGTGATATAATACCAGTTGGTCATGATAGGAGCTCTGGAGAGAACCATGCCTCTCCACTCGTTCTTCTCTCCATCCTCCTTTTCAAACAGATGCTCCACAGCTTTGCCCACCAGCTCCTCAGCCCCTGGGGGTATCCTGATTTTGTTGTTCACTGCGGAGACACAGGCACGCAGGTCACACGTTACGGACGGAAACCGCCTGTGTAAAACCAGCGGCCTGACGGAGGCTGCCACCGACTCACCGACTGTCTCGGACAGGACCTGCAGGTTGGACACTCGCTCGTCCTTGAACAACTCGATGCCGTAGACGCAGTCGAAGCCGTCGTACTTCACCATGAAGAGGGAGGGGTTTACGCTCAGTCTGTCGAGCACCGTGCCTTTCCATTTGCTCTGGTTCCCCCTCTCTCGCCAGTTGTGCTGAATGCGAACGCCCACAATGCCATTTGGGTCCGGGGTCAATGTGTCACTCAGCTCGCCACTGCTCCGCTTTCTGATAATAAGCAAACACAACATGTACCAGGAGTGAAGAGAACtccttcttttgtctttgaaatgtCGAACGAAGCCCCTGTACACGGGGTAACAACAAAAGAGGTTCACTATTTGCTCAGGACAGCATAGTTCAGTCATATGaacaaacattcaaaacaaaatcacaataaTGTTAATAGTGATCATAATTTCGGCAGTACGTTTTGCAACTGTAGCGGTATGGTTAATTACGAAAATATTAGCGTTTAACGGTTCACGGGAGAGAATATTCAACATGTCAACCTGGAGGCAATGCTCCACCTGAGGGCATGTTTCTTAATGAGCTGAAGTGTTACCGTATACCTACATgtaacaacataaaacacaagttgTACTGAGGCCACAATTATGTCTTGACTGAAATCACAGAAGCTGGCAGCACAGGCTGGCTTAAAGAACAGCTTGGTTTTGACCTACCTGCCCCTTTTCTTGGACATCATGACTCCAGAAATTCAGCTCTTACTATTCGAGAGGGAGACAAGGAAGGAcaatgttcagtttgttgtttgttgttgttgttgttttaatttggctTTGTTTGTTATTGGACATCATCAGAGTCACGGTCAAATAGATGTACAGAGCAACAATTTTGAAGGGAGGTCTCCCTTTCAGCCAAAAAGGTCTTCCAGCTGAGGGGAAACATGTTGCAGTCCGGATGAATTGTCAGTTGATTGACATCTCCCACAACCAATGAGCTGCCTTGATGGAGCAACTTCCTGACTATTTAACAAGGCTAAAGCTTTGGAGGTCACATAATACACAGAATCTTCTGGCAAGGATGGGACTGAGACATTTAGTTAGTACGTCAGTAAAATATGTGGCTGATACTGGAAGAAGCTTGGCGTTTTGGGGAGAAACGACAAGGTGAAACGTTACCCCGGATACATATTTATACCATTGGTTTACAAACTtacataataaagaaaacatgccGAGGGGAGTCGCGTATTAAACTGTTCAACCACTCGTGCAGTCGCTAACTTCTCGTGGACTAAATGCTACACCAGACCCTGCAGGTTTATCTGTCTGACTGCTCATAATGCAGCTGTTACTAAAGGTAAAGCGGAGGCGTTCAGATATCCGCTCCCCCACACTCTCCCTGACTGcagctaacaaacaaacaccggCAATAACTGAATGTTTACATCCTTACTCCTTGCGTGGAACGCAGTTTAGTTACCTTCAAGCTGATTTCATGTCAGTATTTTTCGGTTCGTTTGGCGGATATTAATGTTACCACACGCCAACCCGCAAATCTCGCGAAACCTATGGAAAATGGGAGTCAGCGCTCATGGGGGAGGAGCCTCTAGTTCCCAGCAAGCCTTTGGTTACCATGACGGCAGAGACAGACGTAAGCGAAGTCGCGGGGGATTGTGGGTATTGGTGTTTTAGTTGCACTAACACAGCGTAGACGGTTTTTCAGACAGCTTGCTTGTGACGGAAACAACAAACCAGACAACAGGTAAAGACAAAATAGGTTCGTACTTGTTGCTAGTTTTATTCACATAAAGTACGCAACACTAGACTGGTTTTGACAGTGCAAAAGAACACACAAATGAAATGCAGTTCTAATGGTCTGCGTGCTGTAGGGGTCAAGAGGTCGTGAGGACCAGGGTCTAACCTCAAAAATATAACACAATATCCCAGAAAACCGACGCAAAgcattcaaattttatttcgaaagtgaaaacagaaatgcaaattgACGTCAAGGAGACAAAAGGGCAACTGCGAGAATCAAAATGACCACAGagaaatgcaaatttaaagtcaaattGGCCCAAATATAAGAAAAGGTTCAACGAGATAGGCCAGCTATAAAggtaataaatgaaaaatgctcCACACGGAAATCACAGTGTATGTTTGTATAgtagcacattttatttgtaatggcactgtaaaataatttacatcAAAGTTATCGAGAAGAATAACTCGAAAACCTTAAAGTTACACAAACTTATTGTATGGTGTATTACAATAATTACATTAAAtggaacacaaacattttaaagtaagaGAAGGCCTTTTGAATAATGTGTAGAAAGAGTACAAACAAGTTGGATGTGAGTGTAGCCTGGCGCAAAAAaagtttaaggaaaaaaagtaaaagtcattgtgataaaaatacagtaaaaaattGGATGAAGGCCGATTTTTAATGGTATCTAATTGttaccagcagagggcagcataACTACATCATTTCACCATTGTTAGGTTAGATTTAAaggcaataaaatgaaataaaaaatttctTTGTAACAGGAATACAGTGCAAGTAATATGGCATGGGAGAAATAAAATGCATGCAAATGGAATATTATGACCCTCAAAATAACTGTAATAAAGTTGATGAAAGCACATAGAATAGATAAAAATGAATGCAATATAACCAGAACTGGGCCACagtaaaacagagaaataaaaaaaaatgcaaaagtaaaCTGAAATAGATGGCTTAAGAACATAAGACTAAAATAGAAGGGACACaaagcaacaataaataaaaataaaatgaccataAACTGATGTGAAATAAGGCAAactagctaaaaaaataaacagttgaagatcaaaataatcaaaaaatgGTACTTATTGTTCATTTCTGTCTCGTAGCCTGCAGTGACTTAATCCATATATGAGTTGAAACATTCTTATTCTCTGACATTTCTGTATTTGGTCTTAGACAAGAGCTAACACAACATGAACACTTAATACGTAGTTTCTCTGTTACATCAGAGCTCCAACACAAATTATATCcgatttttaaaactttgtctacTTGCATAAATCAGTGTTATTAAATTGATCTAGAACACTGGTTGATTCAGTCATTTATAACGGGTTTAAGTGAAACTTCATTTATTCTGTGCCTCACTCTTCAGTCGGCTGTATTGTTTCAGTCAAAGAACAGGAATTTCTTcctttcatttataaaatacaattgatgagttaatttttattttttaaataaagctgtaaaTTATAATTAATGCCATAGTGTTGTGGCCTATCTCCAAGCTGCCTTTTATTTCAAAGGTTTTAGAGAAAGTTGTTGTCGCTCAGGTCAAGCCCTTTTTAGATGAACATAACATTATAGAGCTATTACAGTCAGGTTTCGAAACTCTGCGCGGCACAGAGACTGCTTCAGTGAGAGTTTTTAATGACACCTTCGGGGCAAACGATTCTGATGAATGTGCTGTTTTGGTTCTGCTTCACCTAACCGCTGCTTTTGATACAGTGGACCACAATATTCTACTGTTTCGTTTACATACCTAGTATGGTTTTAGTGGTAAGGCATTAAAGTGGTTCAAGTCTTATTAGTCAGACAGAACCATGTCTATTAATTTAGCTGATTTTGAATCCTCGTCCGCTCCTCTACTTTATGGTGTTCCACAGGGCTCAATCCTAGGCCtcctgatttttttctctttatttgctTCCTCTGGGTTCAATACTCAGAAAACATGGGCTCTCCTTTCATTGTCATGCTGACAACACTCAGATATACATGCCACAAAAAGGAGCCTTTTCACTTAAGCCTCTACTGTTGTGTCTTGAAGACATTAAATCCTGGATGGCTTTAAACTTCTTAAATTGTaatgacaagaaaacagaagtaaTGGTGTTTTGTCCGAGTAGCTCCTCTGAAACATCTCCAGTTGACATGGGTCCCTTGGTGTCTTATTTAAAGCAGACTGTTTCTAACTTAGGTTTTCAACTAGACAGTGATCTTAAATTAGATCGCCAATTTAGAGCAGTGGTCAAGTCCAGTTTTTGTCACCTTagtcagctgaaaaaaataaagccaattctttaaaacagcattttgaaaCACTAATTCATCCCTTCATTACAGCTCGGCTCGATTACTGTAACGCTCTTGACCTTGGAGTCAGCCAGTCCTCCGTCAGGCATCTCCAGCTggtccagaacgctgctgctcggCTTTTAGCCGGATTTGGGAAGAGGGAGCGCATCACTCCCGTTCTGGCTTCCCTACACTGACTGCCTGTGCATTTTAGAGTTcattttaatattcttttatttgtttttaaaagtgtacaCGGTCTTGCCCCATCCTACCTCTCTGAGCAACTTCACCCATATTCTCCCGCTCGTTGCCTCGggtcagctgatcagctgctcctggaggCACCGAGGTCTAAACTGAGGCTCAGGGGTGACAGAGCTTTTAGTGTTGCCTCTCCCAAATTATGGAACGATTTGCCGTTACATATTATAAGTGCCCCTTTATTGtccacttttaaaactcttcttaaaacacatttttattctttggcttttaacacacgtTGAGACATTAGCTCATAGCTCTGTCACAGCGTTtcattgtttatatatatattttttcatcttcttcatgttctgagtgtgtattgatttttatctttatttgaaagtgctttataaataaagtagtagtagtagtagttatGTCAAAATCCCCCAAAACTCATTCTGGTGTTTCCCTTTGATCTGTGACAGtgcatattttcattttattaatttgccTACACAATTTCACTTACAATAAATGCTTgtaatagaaaaaaacacattcatgctGCTTTGTATTGTGGAGCACAGTTTGTAACAGAGCACCTTTTGAAAGGGTGTATTTAAATGTGAATACATTTAGCATGTATTTACTGAATCCAGACTCCattctttaataataattttaaaacagtacAAATTCAGCAGTCATAGTCATGCTCTAAACCACTAAACTCACTAAATATTGTCTATTTTAtccagggagaaaaaaaaaaagagcaaagcaATGCAAAGATAAAGGAAGTTACTGAAAGTGGTTTGAAATCCAAACTAAAAGCCCTTGTGGCCTAATTTTTGCTCAACACAGTTTGAATCCAACTCCCGAAGCATGAAACACAAGTGTAGACATCGGGGGTCTTGGGGTCTCCACATCGGCGTCCAGAGAAGGAAACGATGCCCGCTACAGCTCCACCACACACCAACGGACCACCTGAATCCCCCTGGAAGGGAACATTACACCCAAGTCAATTAACAGtgagtaaaatttaaaaaattataatgaCTGTGATGTTTCTTTGTGCCGAACATTGCTTTGTTTGGTGTATTTTCTTACCGAGCAGAAGCCCTGAAAGCTTCTGGCCCCCACGGCACAAACCATCGTTTTTGCAATGGGAAAGTTGCTCCACCTTCTTTTGCACAACTTTCTGGACAAAACGGTGACGTTGACCTCCTGGAGCCGGTTTGCTAAGGTGTTGTTATCCCCTACATCCCCCCAGCCGGCCGTGATGCAggcacttcctgttctcagctGGTCAGACTTCAGAGGGATCAGCTGCACTTCTTTAGTGAGCTGTGCCCTGCCACTCAGCTGGAGTTATTATAAATGAATAACAGTGATAGAAGTAGTTGTAGCCTGATGATATTTAATGGGAATTTGGATTTAAAATCAAAGTGAGAGTAGGTCACCTTCAGGAGCATGATGTCATTCGAGAGCTCCCTATAGTCTGGATGTAGAAAGGATTCGAGAACCTGAAACTCCTGCTTCGCTGGCTCCCTGCCTTTCAGAGAATCAGCTCCAAGCACAACTGTGAGCGGTCTAGAAATCACAAAGTTACACTCAAATTACCTGTCATGCTGAAATTAttcaaaagacatttttcagtttatgtCTGATGATTCAATCAGTACAACCAACAAAACATGCGGCAAACCATCAGAGTGGGTGTTTAATTGgctttatttgtgtaaaagtaCATGCTTGCACAGACCAGTAAGGAATTgctccaactttttttttgcttgcgtCATAGCgacactttgaaaaacatttaaaaaattgttttttctgaaaataagtGTCCTTTTGCATtgttcaaaaatttaaaaagtacaacatTCTGAAATTCAGGTTCCAAAAGACAATTTTCTAAGGATATGAGGGGAAATTTGGAGTCGAGTGCTTTCTATTAGAACTCCTTACAGTTATACTTATTGCTcattgttgcaaaaaaaataaataaataaaaataagaaaaggatTAAAGGATTAAAAGAAACTGGCTTACATTGATAGGTCACAGTGTGCCGCTGTGAGCACAAAGTCCTCTCTGACCAGCACGCCTCCACAGAAATGCTGACCTAGGATTTGCAACGAGGCCATGTACGGGTGCGAGTGGGAGACAGCATCTTTACCTCCAATAATACGAGCTCCATCAGCccctaaaaaagcaaaaacccaCTACGTTGAATATAGGTCTTGTCACTCTCCCAATGCTGGTTGTTTGGCTGCTTGTTGCTTGTTCGGCTTTCAGTACAAAGACAGTGTAACCTACCCGAgaagacagaaagcagaagaaGCGCAAAGCTGACGGCCATGCTCTCTTGAGAAACCCAAACTTTGCTCTCTTGATTTTATAATTTTGGGGCAAGAACACGTCTTCCTGATTTGGTCTCTTAGTTGCTTCAGCACATTTCACAACACGCTGGCAAGCTTTTTGATAGGTTGCTAATGTTACAAAAAGGGTGCAAGATTTTCAAAATAGGTTTTCACAACTGATGCAGGATGTTGGTGGTCACAATGTCCCCAAAGGTGGTCCAGCAAAGACTACATCTTTTGGATTTTATAAGTAATTAATAAGTCAGAATCCTctttttcaaatatatatatttatatttacaccTGTTGGTAATTCCTGGAAGTGTTTTATgacttccttcctttttttattccagttacatcacattttgattaaaaagagTTGGGTGAAGAAAGGATTTTGGTTCTGCAACTCTGTTTCCTCATTTGACCTTCCCCCTCTATTACCACTTCaagcatttaataaaatgacCAGTAATTGTCTTTCACAATCTGTTGCACTTGAAGTATCTGTAGGCAATGACTCTTTGCTATTAGCATGCCTaaatttaggtcaatatttgtaaaattgactgagctgttgccatttttgtgtttgctaaggttgattagccatAAATCAGGTTGACTAAAAAAGTTAACCtcttgtagatgtgcatccaatgattacttcctgagggTTCCAATGAAATCTGTCTTTCATttcgtgagatgttttgctaacagccagacacataaacacacgcAAGTCGTTACATGTGCACTCTTACAGGGTTATTAAATTCAGATGTAAGCATTTGTGTAAAACGTCAGGTTTCTGCATtagaaatgactttaaaaagtcATACTCAATGTTTGCAattgttttaaacactaaaacaattctctcagctactaccaccacacagggattcccccagaaaagaggctaagcctggtggtaggtggccatttGCCGGCCGATCGCCGGCCGACcgtaatttagtaaaaaaatgattaaagttgacaagaaagttgaaaatatggctatttattatgtgctattgtaagatatttgtgccaaatatttacaaaactacagttttacaaaaatgcacttttgaaatactttttaaaagaaaaatacaattaaaataaatactaattgattgcacctaatttgaatcctaatttaagtcacatttacaaataaattaaattaacataaatgaataaGTGTAAagaaggcaccaacacacgtctcacatcaaggccaatgaataagaacaaataactgaaaaacagagagatgctgtactgtactgtgctttttgtggcacaggctgcatgttggatcactgcatgtaacaacaaaacaaagcatatctaatgctgaatttaatggcatcattttactgttaaacaaggagaAATTAACATGTGTCATATTGTCACTGAGTACAAAACatacataaccagtggaaatatggttacaaaaaaaagagaaacgtaaacttaaagcattcagtttgactttcattgatttatttgctttagttgtgattcgcccatcataggtctgatatttcttccctctgtggtctgtAAACActctttttatcagctgcagcagtaatctccttccatgggTTTTGAGacgtttgattttttttttgatctctcacagagggatcctATAAATgttgatacaggtgaaccagttccgctagagcaccgaaatcatcCATTCTGAGAGGAGCGTGGCTCAATTTCTGTAATAACACATTCATGTTGCCTATACCCTTCATGCATTTTACATTTGCCAAGAggaaaattgtaattttttataATCTGGTAATATTTGCTGCCTGGCAAAATTTTACACATCCTGTGATATTTCAAAAACTGCCTCCCCACGAAGAAATCTTGCCTAACACCTTTACAAACAAGTTACAGGAACTCATCACTCAACTTATTATTttgaggatgaatgggtgaatgacttgTGAAACGCTTTGCGGTCCTGGGACTACATAAAGTGCTGTACAAGCAAGACAAGctatttcaatacattttgtGAGATTCTTTATTATTGTCAGCATGCATGTTTCTTGTTATCTGACAAAGAAAAGAGCTACAAGTGTTTGAATGCgtcttgttttattcagattaaGTGAAAAAGCTGACAGACTGGCTGAGATGAGTCGACCCATTTCAGCTCCCCTGCATGTTAACATTTTTCTAGAGCAAAGCGCAGAGCAACAAGGTCACAGTGGACACTTGTTTTCCATCAGAAACTTGTTGATCCATGGAAGATATTTGGAAATATCCGTGTAGACGTTAGGTGCATCTGGGTAGTTGCAGTTTGCGTTTCTGTTGAAAGACACAACACCGACAGCTTTCCCATCGCACACGAGAGGACCACCAGAATCACCCTGTGGAGAGGAGGAATTTTACAAAGTTCatttgatgtttattgtagGATGTTCAGGTCTTTCATATACAAACAGAAAACGTACCTGACAGAATCCTTTGTTTGTGTTATATCCACCAGCACAGATCACATTGGGAGGAAGTTCATTATTCCATTGTTGCTGGCAGACTTTTGGATTAATGATGGACACATTCACCACTTGCAGGTCATCAACATCATGgctgtttaaagtttttcccCATCCAGCCACGGAGCAGATTTGATTGTCCTTCAGGTATATCCAAGGTTTTGGAAGTGGAATTGTTTTGATAATGTTGTTCAGAGGCACTTTctctgacagctgaagacacACATGGCACAGAATGAAAAATGTAGttcttttatgtctttttacTCATTTGACTGCAAAAGTCTGCAAGCAtgttattttgtgttaatatgTAACTAACTTAGCTCCATGtccgtaaaactgactgagttatagcaatttttgtgtttggtaaagtGATCTGCTGTAGGTGATAAAGATATACTTACTTTAAGGAGCATTATGTCATTACCAAGTCCAACTGTTTTATAATCTGGGTGCTTGCATCTGGACTGAATTTTTATTAGTCTTCGATTTGACCCCTTGAGATTGTGGCTTCCAACAAGAATTTGATAAGGTTCACTAAAAAATTGATAATTTAGAggttattgaaatgttttagcaTAGATATCTTTACCGTGCATCAATCCAAgaatacaaactaaaaacaagtagACTGGAAACTCACAGTTCGTCACAGTGTGCAGCAGTGACCACAACGTCCTCTCTGATGAGAAATCCTCCACACAAGTGAAAACCAAACTTGGATTGCAGTGAGACCATGTACTGCATCGAGTTCTCCGGGGCTTTGTTTCCATTTATGATCTTAAACCCATGAACtggaaaagataaataaaagtaaaacaaagtcaGTGACCCATTTCATAGTTTGAGAATAAGTCTTAAATTTGGGTTTCTTACCGATTTCTCCGGAACACAGCAGAAAGTGGAAAATCAGGAGTTTACCCAGACTGTGCATGATGCCAGTGATCTCAGCTTGTGCTCACAAGAGAGTTTAACTGGGCCATTTATAGGCCAGTTATCTGAAATTACTTGACCTGTAACCACatccttaaaaacacaagtttcaaTCTTTTGCAATATTTATCATATTTCATCATATCTGAGCCCACAACAGACAAAGTAGCTCGTGTCGTCTATGACTGTGAGAGGAGTTTCCCACGCTCCGTAACACTATTTACAATAATCCTGCACTCTTTTCGTTACACCATTTTCAATgtatttgcttttaataaaagaaagcatattgcctgctgcctttcatgctacagttttagacaaagatcatctaatgttgaCAAATGATGGCATTCTAGCTGTTTAGGGCAAACCTTTTAAAGCAATGTTATACACAATCTAATGTGAAATTGGGAAACTTTGTTCTCAAAGTACAtattgttaatgactctcagctacaacaccaaattctagctcaatatctgttaaattgactgataATAGACTTTTTAGTATTCGTTAGTGTCATTGgatgtggctgccatcttgaactgaattgactccaaatttTAATAAGTTCCAGATGTATTTCCAGTATTTATTtgagaaagtttcattaaaattgatcTAATAGTTTAGATAACTTGCaaacattacagacaaaaagCATATGCAAAGATGGAGGCTAAAACGTAATTTATGATGATATGATAAAAGTAGGAAGTTTACATAACACTgcctttctttttattgatctcagtttattaaaatgagAAATTCAGAGTTCTACTAAGGAAACAAGTAAGTGCTTCATAGACTTGCAGGAGGGTATAAAGGCAATTCTAAAACAAACTGTGAATCTGTAAAGTACCCTCATACAGGGTTATTAAATTCAAATGTAGACATTTTCGTAAAATGTCTGGTTTCTGCATtagaaatgactttaaaaagtcATACTCGgtgtttgtaattgtttttaaacacttaaacaaTTATCTCAGCTACTATTACGATgcaacattttagctcaatttctgtaataATACATTCATGTTACCTGTACCCTTCATGCATTTTTACGTTTGCCAAGAATaaaatttgacttgttttgtaAACTATTCATTTTGGCAGCCTGGCTAAATTATACACCAATTCTGTGATATTTCAAATACTGCCTCCCCTTGAAGAAATCTCTTAACTGCAATCTTCTCACACTTTTGTTTGTCTAAACATAGTGTCTGCCCAACACCTTTACAAACCTGTTACAGAAACTCATCACTCAACGTATTTTACTGCATTTTGtgagtttctttctttattattgtCAGCATGCGTGTTTCCTGTTGTCTGACAAAGAAAAGAGCTACAAGTGTTTGAATGCgtcttgttttattcagattaaGTGCAAAAGCTGACAGACTGCCTGAGATGAGTCGACCCATTTCAGCTCCCCTGCATGTTAACATTTTTCTAGAGCAAAGCGCAGAGCAACAAGGTCACAGTGGACACTTGTTTTCCATCAGAAACTTGTTGATCCATGGAAGATATTTGGAAATATCCGTGTAGACGTTAGGTGCATCTGGGTAGTTGCAGTTTGCGTTTCTGTTGAAAGACACAACACCGACAGCTTTCCCATCGCACACGAGAGGACCACCAGAATCACCCTGTGGAGAGGAGGAATTTTACAAAGTTCatttgatgtttattgtagGATGTTCAGGTCTTTCATATACAAACAGAAAACGTACCTGACAGAATCCTTTGTTTGTGTTATATCCACCAGCACAGATCACATTGGGAGGAAGTTCATTATTCCATTGTTGCTGGCAGACTTTTGGATTAATGATGGACACATTCACCACTTGCAGGTCATCAACATCATGgctgtttaaagtttttcccCATCCAGCCACGGAGCAGATTTGATTGTCCTTCAGGTATATCCAAGGTTTTGGAAGTGGAATTGTTTTGATAATGTTGTTCAGAGGCACTTTctctgacagctgaagacacACATGGCACAGAATGAAAAATGTA
The Kryptolebias marmoratus isolate JLee-2015 linkage group LG24, ASM164957v2, whole genome shotgun sequence DNA segment above includes these coding regions:
- the LOC108230813 gene encoding spindlin-1-like, coding for MMSKKRGRKRSSGELSDTLTPDPNGIVGVRIQHNWRERGNQSKWKGTVLDRLSVNPSLFMVKYDGFDCVYGIELFKDERVSNLQVLSETVVNNKIRIPPGAEELVGKAVEHLFEKEDGEKNEWRGMVLSRAPIMTNWYYITYEKDPVLYMYQLWDDYADGDLRILPEAENKHLLPADRKPGEETESLVGKQVEYVTDKGVKRTGLVIYQVPAKPSVYYIKYDDDFHIHVYDLVKTT
- the LOC108230812 gene encoding serine protease 57-like, which codes for MAVSFALLLLSVFSGADGARIIGGKDAVSHSHPYMASLQILGQHFCGGVLVREDFVLTAAHCDLSIPLTVVLGADSLKGREPAKQEFQVLESFLHPDYRELSNDIMLLKLSGRAQLTKEVQLIPLKSDQLRTGSACITAGWGDVGDNNTLANRLQEVNVTVLSRKLCKRRWSNFPIAKTMVCAVGARSFQGFCSGDSGGPLVCGGAVAGIVSFSGRRCGDPKTPDVYTCVSCFGSWIQTVLSKN
- the LOC108230714 gene encoding duodenase-1-like, which translates into the protein MHSLGKLLIFHFLLCSGEIVHGFKIINGNKAPENSMQYMVSLQSKFGFHLCGGFLIREDVVVTAAHCDELEPYQILVGSHNLKGSNRRLIKIQSRCKHPDYKTVGLGNDIMLLKLSEKVPLNNIIKTIPLPKPWIYLKDNQICSVAGWGKTLNSHDVDDLQVVNVSIINPKVCQQQWNNELPPNVICAGGYNTNKGFCQGDSGGPLVCDGKAVGVVSFNRNANCNYPDAPNVYTDISKYLPWINKFLMENKCPL
- the LOC108230711 gene encoding duodenase-1-like; this translates as MHSLGKLLIFHFLLCSGEIVHGFKIINGNKAPENSMQYMVSLQSKFGFHLCGGFLIREDVVVTAAHCDELEPYQILVGSHNLKGSNRRLIKIQSRCKHPDYKTVGLGNDIMLLKLSEKVPLNNIIKTIPLPKPWIYLKDNQICSVAGWGKTLNSHDVDDLQVVNVSIINPKVCQQQWNNELPPNVICAGGYNTNKGFCQGDSGGPLVCDGKAVGVVSFNRNANCNYPDAPNVYTDISKYLPWINKFLMENKCPL